One window of Chitinophagaceae bacterium genomic DNA carries:
- a CDS encoding YitT family protein, whose translation MTVSEKVNWNDIFSFKSIAFTVLGVLCALVALKGFMIPNNFLDGGVTGISILVYKIFGINIGIVLFVLNLPFLFMGYKKMGKTFAVQGLIAITLLCILLEVVEVPTVTNEKILISIFGGFLIGLGIGFIIKIGGVIDGLEVIAEYTNKKSGFQTTEVIMLVNSIIFLTAAFYFGIEPAMYSILTYFTATKTADYVVDGFESYTALTIISKEHDAIKSIIVKDFKKAITVYKGERGYLYNSFDTKHDCDIIVTVVTRLEIHRIKQAILAKDPKAFFYVENIKEVGGGVVKQTKKH comes from the coding sequence ATGACAGTATCAGAAAAGGTAAACTGGAACGATATTTTTTCTTTTAAATCCATTGCATTTACTGTGCTTGGGGTTTTGTGTGCACTCGTTGCCCTGAAAGGATTTATGATTCCCAATAATTTTTTGGATGGAGGCGTGACCGGGATTTCGATTTTAGTCTATAAAATTTTTGGAATTAATATCGGAATTGTTCTGTTTGTGCTGAACCTTCCTTTTCTGTTCATGGGCTATAAAAAAATGGGGAAAACCTTTGCCGTACAAGGGTTGATTGCCATTACCCTGCTGTGTATTTTGTTGGAAGTGGTAGAAGTACCCACAGTGACCAATGAAAAAATCCTCATCTCCATTTTCGGTGGCTTTTTGATTGGTTTGGGTATTGGTTTTATTATTAAAATCGGTGGAGTGATTGACGGTTTGGAAGTGATTGCTGAATACACTAATAAGAAATCCGGCTTTCAAACCACTGAAGTCATCATGCTGGTAAATTCCATCATCTTTCTTACAGCAGCATTCTATTTTGGCATAGAACCCGCCATGTATTCGATTCTTACTTACTTTACTGCCACAAAAACTGCTGACTATGTCGTGGATGGCTTTGAGTCTTATACGGCACTCACAATTATTTCAAAAGAACATGATGCCATTAAGTCAATCATTGTAAAAGATTTTAAAAAGGCCATTACCGTCTATAAAGGTGAGCGGGGATATCTGTATAACTCCTTTGACACCAAGCACGATTGCGATATTATTGTAACGGTAGTCACCAGGCTTGAGATTCACCGGATTAAGCAAGCAATTTTAGCAAAAGATCCTAAAGCCTTTTTCTATGTAGAAAATATCAAAGAAGTTGGCGGAGGTGTTGTAAAGCAAACCAAAAAACATTAG
- the kbl gene encoding glycine C-acetyltransferase, with translation MYKNLQQRLQEEIREIEAAGLYKKERVIHSPQSAEIKLQDGSSVINMCANNYLGLSSHPEVIKAAKDTLNSHGFGMSSVRFICGTQDIHKQLEKKISEFLGTEDTILYAAAFDANGGVFEPLFTAEDAIISDELNHASIIDGVRLCKAQRYRYKNNDMNDLEEQLKKAQSQRNRIIVTDGVFSMDGTIADLEGIVALAEKYDAIVMIDECHATGFLGKTGKGTHEFRNVMGKIDIITSTLGKALGGASGGFTSGRKEIIDILRQRSRPYLFSNTLAPTITGASLKVLDLLNESTALRDTLESNTKYFRSEISKAGFDVKPGEHPIVPIMLYDAPLSQKFADKLLEEGVYAIGFYYPVVPKEQARIRVQISAAHTKEHLDKSIRAFIKVGKDLNVI, from the coding sequence ATGTACAAAAATCTTCAACAAAGGCTGCAGGAAGAAATTAGAGAAATAGAGGCTGCCGGACTATACAAAAAAGAAAGAGTTATTCACTCACCGCAAAGCGCTGAAATTAAACTACAGGACGGTAGTTCAGTGATAAATATGTGTGCTAATAATTATTTGGGTTTATCCTCTCACCCGGAGGTTATTAAGGCAGCTAAAGACACCCTGAATAGTCATGGTTTTGGAATGTCATCTGTTCGGTTCATTTGCGGAACGCAGGATATTCATAAACAGCTTGAAAAGAAAATCTCTGAGTTTCTCGGCACGGAAGACACTATACTTTATGCCGCTGCTTTTGATGCTAACGGAGGTGTTTTTGAACCCCTTTTTACGGCTGAAGATGCCATAATTTCCGATGAATTGAATCATGCCTCTATCATTGACGGTGTCCGCCTGTGTAAAGCACAGCGTTACAGATACAAGAACAATGACATGAATGACCTGGAAGAGCAATTAAAAAAAGCTCAGAGCCAGCGAAACAGAATAATTGTTACCGACGGTGTTTTTAGTATGGACGGAACGATTGCCGATCTGGAAGGCATAGTTGCTCTGGCAGAAAAATATGATGCTATTGTAATGATAGACGAATGTCATGCAACAGGCTTTTTAGGTAAAACCGGAAAGGGAACCCATGAGTTTCGGAATGTTATGGGCAAAATAGATATTATTACCAGCACTCTGGGAAAAGCACTTGGAGGTGCAAGCGGAGGCTTTACCAGTGGTAGAAAAGAAATCATTGATATCCTCAGACAGCGCTCCAGGCCTTATCTTTTTTCAAACACATTGGCACCAACTATTACCGGAGCCTCTTTAAAAGTACTTGATTTGCTTAATGAAAGCACCGCTTTGAGAGACACCCTTGAATCTAATACCAAATACTTTAGAAGTGAGATTTCAAAAGCCGGATTTGATGTTAAGCCGGGCGAGCACCCCATTGTTCCAATCATGTTGTACGATGCCCCGCTTTCCCAAAAATTTGCCGATAAACTTTTAGAAGAAGGCGTTTATGCTATCGGGTTTTACTATCCGGTTGTTCCGAAAGAACAGGCAAGAATCAGAGTTCAGATTTCAGCAGCTCACACAAAAGAGCATTTAGATAAATCCATTCGTGCTTTTATTAAAGTAGGCAAAGATTTAAATGTAATTTAG
- a CDS encoding flavin reductase family protein, whose protein sequence is MISINPEEESVAKVHAYMLGAVAPRPIAFVSTIDKNGKINLSPYSFFNGFSANPPTLIFSPARRVRDNTTKHTLENVLEVPEACINVVTYDMVHQTSLASTEYPKGTNEFVKAGFTPLESERIKPPRVKESPVQFECKVKDVIHLGKEGGAGNLVICEIIKIHLAESVLNENHQLDPQKINLVGRMGGNFYTKAYGSSLFEVPKPLSKLGVGIDMLPEQIRNSHILSGNDLGQLGNVEKIPTPLTSDEIQTDDYLRDAFERLKNDPETLSFHLHKYAKELIKNNQIEAAWKVLLIDPFK, encoded by the coding sequence ATGATTAGCATTAATCCGGAAGAAGAATCCGTTGCAAAAGTACATGCATACATGCTTGGAGCTGTTGCACCAAGACCAATAGCATTTGTAAGTACCATTGACAAAAATGGTAAAATCAATTTGTCGCCTTACAGCTTTTTCAACGGATTCAGTGCTAATCCTCCCACATTAATCTTTTCTCCGGCCAGAAGAGTCCGTGACAATACAACCAAACATACGCTTGAAAACGTTTTGGAAGTGCCGGAGGCTTGTATAAATGTTGTTACTTATGACATGGTTCATCAAACATCATTGGCGAGTACGGAGTATCCTAAGGGCACAAATGAGTTTGTGAAAGCCGGTTTCACCCCTTTGGAGTCAGAGCGTATTAAACCTCCCCGCGTTAAAGAATCTCCGGTACAGTTTGAATGCAAAGTAAAGGATGTGATTCACCTTGGAAAAGAAGGCGGAGCAGGCAACTTAGTAATTTGTGAAATCATAAAAATTCATTTGGCAGAATCAGTTTTAAATGAAAACCATCAGTTAGACCCTCAAAAAATAAATCTGGTAGGTAGAATGGGGGGAAATTTTTATACCAAAGCTTATGGCAGCTCTTTATTTGAGGTGCCGAAGCCCCTTAGCAAGTTAGGGGTTGGTATAGACATGCTTCCCGAGCAAATAAGAAATAGCCATATCTTATCCGGAAATGACTTGGGCCAATTGGGAAATGTTGAAAAAATACCCACACCTCTTACTTCTGATGAAATACAAACAGATGATTACTTAAGAGATGCTTTTGAAAGACTGAAAAATGATCCGGAAACCCTAAGTTTTCACCTGCATAAATATGCGAAGGAGCTGATAAAAAATAATCAGATTGAAGCTGCCTGGAAAGTTCTTTTAATTGATCCTTTTAAGTAA
- a CDS encoding fumarylacetoacetate hydrolase family protein, which yields MKLISYQNSVNKPQIAILVDDDVYDLDQLDNSFPATMAEFLNGEEPLMEKAKEYDKKIKSGEIKNITPRNIKELKLLSPVPNPTSCRDAYAFRQHVASARKNRGVDMIPEYDQYPVFYFTNHNAIEGPGEIVCMEDHFHKLDFELEAAIVIGKRGRNVRAEDADQYIAGFTIMNDMSARLLQMEEMKLNLGPAKGKDFSTVIGPWLVTPDELEDFKTSPKKGHTGLALKLGMKCRVNGKQVSEGNLKDMDWTFAEIIERVSYGVDILPGDVIGSGTVGTGCFLELNGTGLRLDKNFKPQWLEDGDEVELEIDGLGILKNTIKKDADDFSILARKKNV from the coding sequence ATGAAATTAATCTCTTACCAAAATTCAGTGAACAAGCCACAGATAGCCATATTAGTAGATGATGATGTATATGATTTGGATCAACTAGACAATTCATTTCCTGCTACTATGGCAGAGTTTCTTAACGGAGAAGAACCGTTAATGGAAAAAGCAAAAGAATATGATAAAAAAATTAAGTCCGGAGAAATTAAAAATATAACTCCCAGAAATATAAAAGAGTTAAAATTATTATCTCCGGTTCCTAACCCTACATCTTGCAGGGATGCTTATGCCTTTCGTCAGCATGTAGCTTCTGCCAGAAAAAACAGAGGCGTTGATATGATACCCGAATATGATCAGTATCCGGTATTTTACTTTACCAATCATAATGCAATTGAAGGTCCGGGAGAAATTGTTTGTATGGAAGATCACTTTCACAAACTTGATTTTGAGCTTGAAGCAGCAATTGTAATAGGAAAAAGAGGGAGAAATGTAAGAGCTGAAGATGCAGACCAATACATTGCCGGGTTTACCATTATGAATGATATGAGTGCCCGTTTATTGCAAATGGAGGAAATGAAACTAAACTTAGGCCCTGCAAAAGGAAAAGACTTTTCAACTGTCATAGGACCCTGGTTAGTAACTCCTGACGAGCTGGAAGACTTTAAAACATCTCCTAAAAAAGGACATACAGGATTGGCCTTAAAGCTTGGCATGAAGTGTCGTGTAAATGGAAAACAGGTTTCTGAAGGCAACCTGAAAGATATGGACTGGACTTTTGCAGAAATTATAGAAAGAGTCTCTTATGGTGTTGACATACTACCCGGAGATGTTATAGGTTCAGGAACTGTTGGCACAGGCTGCTTTCTTGAATTAAACGGAACCGGCTTGCGTTTAGATAAAAACTTTAAACCTCAGTGGTTGGAAGATGGAGATGAGGTTGAACTTGAAATTGATGGTTTGGGAATTTTAAAAAATACCATCAAAAAAGATGCAGATGATTTCTCTATTTTAGCCAGAAAAAAGAACGTTTAA